The Anaerohalosphaeraceae bacterium genomic interval GTAACCATGCCGGCCTGAGCGACACGGCCGGCGAAGAGACGGCCGATAGCGATACGCCCGACATACTCCGAATAATCTACGGAGGTTACGAGCATCTGGAGGGGCGCTTCGGCATCGGCTTTGGGAGCGGGGACCTGGTCAATAATGGTCTGAAAAATCGGTTCCATGTTCTGCCGGGGCTGGTCGAGCTCTCTGACAGCCCAGCCGTATCGGGCGGAGGCATAGAGAACAGGGAAATCAAGAGCCTCATTGTCTGCATTCAGCGAGACGAACAAATCAAACACTTCATTGAGCACATCGTTCGGCCGGGCATCGGGGCGGTCCACTTTGTTGATGACAACGATGGGTTTGAGTTTGTGGCTCAGGGCTTTGGAGAGAACAAATCGGGTCTGCGGCATCGGGCCGTCGAAGGCGTCCACCAGCAGCAGAACCCCGTCGGCCATTTTCAGCACCCGCTCGACTTCCCCGCCGAAATCGGCGTGCCCGGGGGTATCCATGATGTTGATTTTGTATTCTCGTCCTTCCGGGTCTGTATATTCGATAGCGCAGTTTTTGCTGAAGATGGTAATGCCGCGTTCCCGCTCGAGCGGGTTGGAGTCCATAATCAGCCCATGCTGGCCGCCAGCCAGTTTGTCCAGTTCGCTTTCGCGGAACATCCCGGACTGGTAGAGCAGCTGGTCCACCAGCGTCGTTTTCCCATGGTCCACATGGGCAATAATAGCCACATTTCGTATTTGTTCAGGAGACCACATAACTTTCCTTAATTCTCCGGATTCTCAGGTTGAAAAAAGGGGCAGTGTACTCAGGAAGCGAAAGAAGTCAAGTTTTCTTTTGGTGAGAGCAAGAGCAGGGAAACAAACGCCAAAACGGCTTTAAAAGGCATAGGTAAACTCTCTGGGATGCCTTCTGAACGCCGCAAAAAGGTTTTCGAAAAGAAAAAGGGTTTAAAGCTCAGCTGACGTATTCTGCCGAGCAAAGGGCGACATAGATGGAGCGTCCCTTTTGCTGGTATTCGAGTTTTCCTTCTCGAGCCAGCCAGCCGAGTCCCTGAAAGGCAATCTGCGCAGGCAGCTTGGTCCGCTTGGGAATATCTGTGATATTGACAGGGGCCTTGGCGGCGGCGAGCATTTTCCAGATTTGTCCGGCGGCAGAACCGATTTTATCCAGCATACGTTCCCTCGCTTTTCTTCAGCAAGCAGATTTGACCGGTTTCCCCTCTCTCGGACGGTTCCGTGCAAACCTGCTCCGAATGAATCCGATAAACTTCCTTGTCAATATAAGAATTGCATCTTCCCCCGTCAAGGTCTTTCGGCTGTTCGAAAAAAAATTCTTTTATGGGGTTTGACGCGACAAACAGCCGTCAGTAGGATGATGGGCGAACAGCTCCGAGTGCATGCAAGTAAAGACCCGAACGGCAAAAAGATCGAGTAAGGAGGTTCCCTTGATTCAGGACCGAAAGATTGCCTATTTTTCCATGGAAATCGGGATTGAAGAAGCGATGCCGACTTACAGCGGCGGCTTAGGCGTGCTGGCCGGAGATACCATCCTGGCGGCGGCGGATGCCGAAGTGCCGATGGCGGCGGTTTCCCTGGTACACCGAAAGGGCTATTTTTTCCAAAAATTGACGGAGGACGGCCGGCAGATTGAGGAACCGGTCATTTGGAACGTCGAGGATTTTTTGGAAGAGATGCCGCCCCGAGTGAGTGTGGTGATTGAAGGGCGAACGGTTCAGATTCGCTGCTGGAAATATCAAGCCAGGGGAATCAGCGGGTATATTGTGCCGGTTTATTTCCTGGATACCGATTTGGAAGCCAACGCGCCGCAGGACCGGGAGCTGACGGATTATCTGTACGGGAAAGACAAGCGGTATCGGCTTTGTCAGGAGATTGTGCTGGGCATCGGAGGGGTGCGGATGCTGCGGGCTCTCGGGTATGAGCAGCTCGAGCGTTTCCATATGAATGAAGGACATGCCAGTCTTTTAACGCTGGAGCTGCTGGAGGAGCAGAAGCGGAAACGGAACGGACAGACAATCAGCGAGGAAGATATTGCCGCCGTGCGTCGGCAGTGTGTGTTTACGACGCACACGCCGGTGGCGGCCGGGCACGACCAGTTCCCGATGGATTTGGTCCGGCAGGTGCTCGGTCAGCAGGAAGCGTTTTCGCTGAACAATGTTTTCTGCTGCGGGGATATGCTGAATATGACGTATCTGGCGCTGAATCTGAGCCATTATGTCAACGGCGTGGCCAAAAAGCACGGGGAGGTCTCTCGCCATATGTTTGGGGGGTATGAGATTGATGCGATTACCAACGGGGTTCATGCGGCTCGGTGGACTTCGGAGCCGTTTGCAGAATTGTTCGATAAATACATTCCGGGCTGGCGGGAAGACAATTTCAGCCTGAGGTATGCGTTGAGTGTTCCTTCGGAGGAGGCATGGGAAGCGCATCTTCAGAACAAACGGCGGCTGGTGTCTTTTGTGAATCGGGAAACCAATGCCGGCATGGATGCGGAAACGCTGACGCTGGGGTTTGCGCGGCGGGCAACCAGTTATAAGCGTGCGGATTTGATTTTCAGCGATCAGCACCGGCTGAAATCGCTGTGCCGCAAGGGCGGACGGCTGCAAATCATTTTTGCCGGCAAGGCCCACCCGAATGATTTTGAGGGCAAGGAGCTGATTCGCCGGATTTTTGCCGCCCGCGGGGAGCTGATGCCGGAAGTGCGGACGGCGTATCTGTCCAATTACGATATGGCCATGGGGCGGCTGATTACATCAGGAGTGGATGTCTGGCTGAACACGCCCCAGCCGCCGCTGGAGGCCTCGGGCACCAGCGGAATGAAGGCCGCCTTAAACGGAGTGCCTTCTTTGAGTGTGCTGGACGGGTGGTGGATTGAAGGATGTATTGAAGGGGTGACGGGCTGGGCAATCGGGGAGAATCATCGGCAGGCTGAAGTGCCGGGGGACCGTCAAAAAGATGCAGAATCACTTTATGAAAAACTGGAGAAAGTCTTGTATGTTTATTACAAAACGCCGCTTCAGTTCCGCAAGGTGATGCTGCACGCCATCGCCCTGAATGGGTCGTTCTTTAATACCCAGCGGATGATGCAGCAGTATGTCCTGAAGGCCTATTTCAGCTGAAAAATCTCTTACGAATCGAGGTTGAACAAATCGAGCCACTGCTGGGTTTCGGCCCGGCTGATACCCTGCCGTTTTTCTTTGGGTTCGGGGCGGGGCGGTTCTTTCTCGAGAAGTTTGCCGACCATATCCCAAAATGTTTCCGAGCGGACCGCGGCGGCTTTTCGGCGTTTTGCCGCAGCCACCAAACGAAGGTCGCTGCTGATGACGACCAGTGAGCGGGGGGCCGTGCAGGTCTGGATTTTTTCTTCGATGAGGGTGTCGGCGTCCCGAAAGGAGCCGGAGAAGAGCACCTCAATATTGCTGAAGCCGGCCAGTCCTGTTTTGTCCGGAGGACCGATGCCGTCGAAAATAATCTGACCGCGATTGCGGGTGCGGCGGAGGTATTCGGTCAGGATGCGAATCAGACCGGCTTCGTCCAGACCCGCCATCGTTTCCTGACGCTGAATGACCCGCAGCAGGTTGTAGCCGTCAATCAGCAGGGGCAAGGGGCATATCCTTCGGCACAATAGCGGATTTCGCCGGCTACGATGGTATAGAGTACTTTGCCTTTCACTGTCCAGCCGGCATAGGGACAGTTGTGGCTTTTGGAGAAGAAACGGTTGGGGTCAATCGTCCATTCGGCATCCGGGTCAATGATGGTAATATCCGCCCGGTCGCCGACACCGAGGGTGCCTTTGCTGATGTTCAGAATTCGAGCGGGCCGATAGGTGAGCATGGCCAGCAGCTGGGGCCAGTCAATGACACCCGGGTCGATGAGGGCCTTGCGGTACAAAGGCAGGGCGCACTCGAGCGAGGCGATGCCGAAAGGTGCCGCCAGAAATTCGAGTTCCTTTTCGCTTTTCAGATGGGGGGCATGGTCTGTAGCCAGTGCGTCAACGAGCCCCTCCTGAATGGCTCTGCGCAGAGCTTCCACATCGGCCAGGGTTCTCAGCGGCGGATTGACTTTATAGTTTGTATCATAGTCTTTCAGGAGCTCTTCCGTCAGCAGCAGATGATGCGGTGTCACCTCGCAGGTAACGGGCAGGCCTTCCTGTTTGGCCTGACGAATCAGCTGCACGGAGCCGGCGGTGGAGATGTGCTGGGCGTGATAGCGGGTCTTGGTTTTTTTGACCAGCTGAATATCCCGCCAGAGCATCATTTCTTCAGCCAGCGGGTCCATCCCCGGAAGTCCGAGCAGAGTGGCATTGTAGCCGGCATTCATTACGCCTCCCCGGGCGAGAGAATCATCCTGGCAATGCTGGGCCACCACCCGGTTGAACATCGAGGCATATTTGAGGGCCCGGAGCATCACGGCCGTATTTTGAACCCCGCTGCCGTCGTCGGTGAAGCCGATGGCACCGGCCTGGGCCATCAGCCCCATTTCGGACAATTCCTCTCCGGCTCGACCTTTGGTGAGTGTGCCCATTACATAGATGAAGGTTTTTCGGGCCTGTCGTCCCATTCGATGAACAAACTCAACGCTGGTGGCATTGTCGATAGGAGGACTGGTGTTGGGCATGCAGACGACGGAGGTAAATCCGCCTGCTACGGCGGCGGCGGAGCCGGAGGCGATGGTTTCTTCTTCCTCGTCGCCCGGTTCGCGAAAGTGCACGTGCAGGTCAATCAGACCGGGGGAGACTATTTTGCCGGAGGCATCAATGATAATGTCGGCTTTGGCGGGAAGGCGTCCGATTTGACTGACTTTGCCGTCGGCGACAAGCAGGTCGGCGGTTTGATCCACGCCGTTGGCCGGGTCAATGAGGCGTCCGTTTCGAATCAGAATGGAAGGTGCGGTTTCTTTCATGGCAGAGAATCCTTTGCTTCGAGGACGGCCGCCTGGTTGACCAGGAACAGCACGGCCATTCGAATCGCCAGACCGTTGGAGACCTGACGCAGAATGACGCTGTTGGGGCCGTCGGCTACTTCCGATTCGATTTCCAGCCCGCGGTTGAGAGGGCCCGGATGCATGACCAGGATATCCGGTTTGGCTTTTTTGAGCCGCTCAACGGTCAGGCCGTAAAAGTGGGAATATTCCCGCACGGTGGGAAAGAGATTTCCGCCGAGCCTCTCGAACTGGATGCGGAGCATGTTGATGACATCAAGCTTGTCGATGACGGCGTCCAGACTGTAGGAGACCTGAACGGGCAGATTCTGCACCTGAGCGGGCATCAGGGTCGGAGGGCCGACCAGAATGACCTCCGCTCCCAGTTTCGTCAGGGCATGGATATTGCTGCGGGCGACCCGGGAATGAGCAATATCGCCGACAATCCCGATTTTCAGGCCTTCGAGGGTTCCTTTGATTTGGCGGATGGTATAGGCATCCAGCAGGGCCTGGGTCGGATGTTCGTGGAATCCGTCGCCGGCGTTGATGACACAGGCCTTAATCGAGCGGCTGAGCAGATGCGCTGCACCGCCTGCACCGTGCCGAATGACCACAATATCAACCCCCATGGCCTCCAGATTGCGGGCGGTGTCAATCAGGGTTTCGCCTTTGTTGACGGAACTGGAGGTCTTGGTGAATTCGATCACGTCAGCGCTGAGCCGGCTGGCGGCGAGGGTAAAACTGTTTCGAGTACGCGTGCTGTCTTCGAAAAACATGTTGACCACGACTTTGCCGCGCAGAGCCGGGGCTTTTTTGATGGAGCGGGTGCTGAATTCTTCAAAACCGCGGGCGGTATCCAGGATAAATTCGATTTCTTTTCGGCTGAGCTCCCGCAAGCCGATGAGGTGCTTTCGCCGCCACTGAAAGTCCGTTTTCGTTGTCTGCGTCACAGAATTACTCGACTATTACCTGCTCAATTTGATCGGTTTCTTTTAAGAGAACTCGAACCCGTTCCTGCGGGCTGACCTCCGCGCGAAAGCCGATGTAATCAGCCCGAATCGGCAGTTCCCGAATGCCGCGGTCAATCAGAACCGCCAGCCGAATGGCCTTGGGGCGGCCCAAATCCGTCAGCGCATCCATTGCTGCCCGAACGGAACGTCCGGTATGAAGAACATCATCCACCAGAAGAATGGTCGTCTGGTGGATGTCAAAGGGAATTTCTGTGGTCCGAACCTGCGAAGAAACGGCCTTCTGAGGGTCGTGAATGTCATCCCGGTAAAGGGTGATATCCAGTGTTCCGCGGGGGATTTCCTTGCCGAGCCGCTCGCTTAAGCGATTCTGAAGACGCTGAGCGAGGATTTCTCCGCGGCTTCGAATGCCGATGATGACCAGATTGTTATCGGTGCCGAGGTCAGAGATAATATCTTGACTGAGGGCATCCAGTATTTCGTTTATCTGGGTTTCGTTCAGCAGTACTTTCATCGGACCCCTTTTTCAGTCAGGGACAATGCATTCACTCTTTGTTTTCTATCGGACGCAACTATACCAAAGGAACAATTACAAGGCAAGAATTTCTCGGAATTTGGGAACAGGAGCCGATATTATCGGATGTAGTGTGTCGAAGATGGAAAGAATGAACCTGTTGCGGTTTTGGTGTCGATTGTGGTAAAATGGCAGGTTGTCTATGGCTCGTGGTTTCAATAAGGGTTTCGGGAAAAGGATGTCCGGAAAAAACCAACATTCGATGAGTTTGTGCATCCTCTTTATATTGGGGTGGTTTTTTTCAGCGTATGCGTCGGAAGGATTGTCAAGTGTTTCTCTCCAGCCGATCTCGCTGTCTTCCTGCGGAATCCGCCAGCTGCAGGAGGCCGAGCCGAATCTGACAGGGTTGGATGTCACCCTTGCCGCAGTCTGTCGGTCTATGATGTATGTGAACGGACTGCCCCAGGATGATTATCGATTGAATATGGCGCATGCGAGTCTGCGCGGGGGCCGTGTCTTTTTTGAAGACGGCTCGGATGGATTGTACGGTCTTTCGCCGCACGAAACGGCTGTCGGCGGGATTTTAATCGGTCTGGATTTTCAGGGAACTCATCCTCTGACGGGTCCTTTTGTTTACAAAGGCGTCTGTCCGGATGCGACGGTGGAGGTTTTTGAGTTTTGGCGGTTTGTGAGCTTAACGGTCTTCGGCGGCAAACCGTTTTCGGCCGATGTGCTCACGCTCAGTTTGGGGGATTTTTACGAAGATTGGTGGACGCGGGGGATTGAGCGGCTGGCCCATAAGACGGGGGTATTGGTAGTGGCTTCGGCGGGAAACGGTCTTCGGGTTTCCGACCGGATTTTGTATCCGGCAGGCGGGGCGAATGTTCTGGCGGTGGGGGTCGTTCCATCCCAGGTCGAGCCGGACGGCACACCGAGTTTGCGGTTTTTCTCAATGCCGCATCGGCAGGTTTCCAGTTTCGGCCCCACGGCGGACGGCCGCAGCAAGCCGGACCTTGTGGCGCCGGGGCGAGCCCTCGTGCCGTCCGCATATGATGCCTTAACCTACGAAATCGCCGGCGATTACTCCAGTCTGGCCACCCCGCTGGTTTCCGGGGCGGCGGCCCTGCTGGTCCAGAAAATTTCTCAAACTCCGGCACTGGCGGAACGAATCCGCCCGGAAACCCGCAACTGCGTTCTGCGGGCAGTTTTCATGACCTCAGCGCAAAAACTGCCGTGGTGGCATAAGGGACGGCCCGGGCGGGAAGATGATGTTGTTGTGCCGCTGGATTGGCTGCAGGGAGCCGGCCTTTTGGATGCCAAAGAGGCCTATGCACTTTTAACGGAAGGCGCCCGTCCGGAAGAGGGGGGCTTGAAGGGCTGGGACAATCCGATTTTGGATGCGGACCGTCCGGAGGCGGTTTATTCGATTTCCGTTCCAGCGGGACAGGATATTTTCTTGACCGCCACGGCCGTTTGGAATCGTGCTTTTGAGGACCGGTTTCCGTTTCGGCCTTTGCCGGAAGAGGATGGGGATTTGCGGCTGGAGTTGTGGAGGATTGACCCGAATCAGGCGGAGAAGAGTTTGGTGGATGCCTGCGACAGTCCGGTAGATACAGTTGAACATCTGTATGTCCGTCTTCCGGAGGAAGCGGCTTCGTATGAATTGGTTGTCCGATTTAGTCAGCCGCAGGCCGCACAGAAGAGTACCGGACGTCCGGTTGCTCTGGCTTGGTCTATTGGGCCGGACCGTTCGAAGGAGAATCCGTGGTGGTATGATTTAAATGAAGACGGTCAGATTGACCAGACGGATAAACTGATTTATCAGGTTTTTGAGAACGGACGGTCGGATATCCTCTCAGAACCTTCTTTGTCGGAAACTCTTCGGCTCAGTCCGGAGCGAATCGAACTGCTTGAGCGGCAGTGGACGGATTGGCATTCGTATTTGAGTTTATGGACTGCCGGAGAAGAAGAGCCGGCGGCGTCTAATCCCTAAAGCGGAAGCTGAGCGTTTGATAAATCAGCTTGGCGGCCAGAAACTCGCAAGCCCATAGATGGTCTCGCGGACAAAGCTCAACGACATCCATCCCGATTACATTCCGGTTTTCGCAGAGCTGTTCGATTAATGAAATGACCTCGTACCATCCCAATCCGCCGGGTTCGGGAGTGCCGGTAGCGGGCATCAGGGACGGGTCAAAGACATCCAGGTCGATGGTCAGATAGACATTCTCCGTCAGCAAAGAAAGCAGGGCGTCCATCCAGCGCCGCTGGGGGTCGGCCGCGATTTGATGAGCAAAGAAGACTCTGGTTTTGTCCAAAGCCGGTTTTTCACATGAGTCCATGCTCCGGATGCCTGCCTGAACGATGGGGCAAAGCTGCCTGGCTCGAGCCATGACACAGGCGTGATTGTAGATAGACCCTTCGTATTCTTCGCGGGTGTCGGCGTGGGCATCCAGCTGCAGAACGGTCAGATTGGAGAACGATTGAGCGGCGGCCTGAAAGGCCCCGATGCTGACGGAATGTTCCCCGCCCAAAAGAACCGGGAATTTGCTTTTTTGAAAATATCCGAGCATTCTTCGGCGAACCTGTTCGACCATTTCATCGGGAGTGGGACAACCCTGAACAGGGGCATCCGTGGCGATACCTTTGCGAAAGACCTCCGAGTCGGTCAGGATGTCATAAAACTCCAGATTTTTTGACGCTTTCAATATCGCTTCAGGTCCTTTGTCAGCCCCCTTTATCCAGGTACTTGTCTGGTCATAAGGAACCGGCAGAATGACGATTTGGGCGGTCCGGAAATCGGTATAGCGCGATTCAAAATCACCAAAGGAGAAACCATTTGTCATTTTTGGGTCTCCCGACAAGGAAAAAGGGATTTTTGGACGGCTGCCCAAAAATCCCTGATTTTTGACATCCTTATTCGTTTTTTAGTCGAAAAGAAAGACCGCGATGGCGACCGTAGTTGTCCAAAGGTCTTTGACACCCCGGGCGGTCTGCGTGATATTGGTTGTTTTAATGAACAGGCCGCTGGATTTGTAGGCTTGCTCTTTTTCTGACCAGGCCTTGTCGGGATCGACTTCATAACCGAGCGTGGTTCCGAGCATGCCGGCTGCCAGGTCTTCGGCCATATCTTCCGCTTCGCGTTTGTTCATTCCGTGGCCGTGCACTTCGCTTAAGTAGCCCCAGTTGCTCTTTTGCTTGGGGACGGCGACGCCGACGGAGGAGGCAATCAGTCGGCCGTGCTCATTGGTATCGCAGCGAGCCAGGACGCAGAAGCTGATGGCTCCGGGGACGAGGAGTTTGAGCCCTTCGTTTCGGCTGATAATCCGGCAGTAGGGAGGCAAAATCGAGGAAACCTGCACGAGGTTCTGCTGAGCTACGCCTGCATCCCGAAGGGCTTCTTCAAAGGATTTCAGGCGGTATTTGTGCCGGCCGACCCCTTTTGTTAAAAACATCCGCGACGGTACAAGATTGAGCATTCCCGTACTCTCCTGGAAAAGAGATATACTTTCTGTTTCGATTCGATTCCCTTTTTATCGGAGAAATTTTATCCCCCTTCAGGAGGGGGGCAAGAAAAAATTTGAAAAAATCATCCAGAGTGTCCGAAAGTGGACTTACTCGGGAGACAATGAGCCGGTCGAACCAAACATGTGGAAATGGAGAAGTTTTTTTATAAAACCAGTTGCGAATTGCGGGGAACATTCTATAATTTCCCCCCGTTTCTTTTTGAAGGCCAAGGCCCTGAAAGGCCGAAAACATTGAGACTGACAAGGGCTGACAGACCTGCTGTTTGAGCCAATTGAGGAAGGACGCTATGGGAAAAAAGAAAGCCAAAAAACTGAGCGAACGCGAGCTGGAGCGCTATAAACAGCTGCTGCTGGAAAAGCAGAAGGAAGTCCTGGCGGACCTGCAAAGCATTGAGCAGAATATGTTTCAGGACGGGGGAGAGATTTCGAGCATGCCGGTTCATCTGGCGGATATCGGAACAGACAATTTCGAACAGGAGTTTACGCTCGAGTTGATGGAGGAAGCCAAACGGACCCTGCACGAAATCCAGCAGGCGCTGAACCGGATTGAAGACGGCACTTTCGGGATTTGTGAGGGGCTGGGGATTCCGATTGAGAAGGAGCGGCTGGATGCGATTCCATGGACCCGGTACAGTCTGGAATATGCCCGTCAGAAGGAAAAGGAGAACGGACCGAGTTTTATTCGGCGCCGTCCGATTGATATTGAGCGGGAAAGCGAGTACGAGGACGAGGAGGTCCTGGAAGACGAAGAAGTGGACGCCTTCGACGAGGATGTCGAGATGGAGCCGCTGGAAGATGCCGAGGACATTGAAGAGCCGGACGAGGAGTTTGAATAATCCGATTGTTCCGGCCGCTTAAGGTGAAGGCGGTTCGTCCGGCTGACCGGTGCAGCTCAAAGGAGCAATCGGTTCAAGGGACGGTTTCAGAATGCGGGCATCTCCGGCAACGATGATGACCATTTTGTCGGGCTGAAGCGTCTTTTGCGCCAGAGCCAGGCAATCCTCCGCCGTGGCGGTCCGAATGGTTTCGAACAGGCGGTCCAGATAATCCCGTCCGAGGTTTTGCGACTCCATCAGCCACAGGTCCTCGGCAATCTGCTGCGGTGTTTCTCTTCGCAGCAGAAAGGTCCCGGCAATATAGGTTTTGGTGTCTTCCAGTTCGGCAGGGGTCGGCGGGCGGGTTTGAAGGTCCTCAATCAGCTCAAAGATGGTTTGAATGGTTTGCGGGACTGAATCATTTCTTGTGAACGTCTGAATGGTAAACATCCCGGCCTGATGGAAGGCCAGATAGGTGCTCCAGATGCCGTAGGTGAGCCCTTTTTCGACGCGGACCACACGATTCAGGCGGCTGTTGAAGGAACCGCCGAAATAGCCGCCGACAATCCGGCTCAGAAAATACTCCGGCTGATCGTGCCGGGTCAGACCGAGCTGGCCGATTCGGATTTGGGCCTGGGAGCTGCCAGGCATATCCACCAGACAAAGCCGTCGGGATGACATCGGCGGGACAGGAGACAGGGCGATGTCCGGAAGAGGACGGGGATTTTTCCAGTCTCCCAGATATGTTTTCGCCAGGGTGAATGCCCGTTCGGGCTGAATGTCTCCGGCAAAAATCAGAACAGCTTTTTCCGGTCGGGCAAACTGTTCCCAAAAAGCGGCCAAATCCGCCGGACTCAGTCGGTTTAGGTCTTTGGTTTCTCCTTCCGGTGTCCGTGCGTACGGATGGCCGGCAAAGAGTTCTTTTCGGAGCTGTCGGTCCGCCTGGTAGTCGGGGGATTGTTCCTGTACGGACAGAGACGCGGTTTGCTGTCGGCGAAGCTTTTCAAATTCACTGGGGTCGAAAGCGGGATATTGAACCACTTCCGCCAGGAGCCGCACCGCCTCTTGGGCCTGTTCGGCCAGGCAGTTCATGGAGACAATACCGTCATCCAGAGAGGCCTGACCGCTTAAGGCAATCGCGCGGCGTTCGAGTTCTTCGGCCAGTTGTGCTTCGGTATAATGAGCAGTCCCCTTGGGGAGCATGGCAAACGCCATCGAAGCTGCAGCCGGCTTGCTTTCACACCAGCTTCCATAGGGCAGCCCCAGCATAATGCTTAAAAAAGGCACTTCGTGATTGGGCACCACCAGGATTTTCAGGCCGTTATCGAGAATCTGTTCGGCGTAATGCGGGCTCAGTCGGGCCGGCTGAATCGATTTGATGGGCGGTTTCTTGGGAAACGACGGCGGACGCTTTTCGCCGGGACGTCCGGGAGGCGGAGACACGTCCTCCCGCAGGGCCGTCAGGGGAGCGGTTTCATCCTCTTTTTGGCCGACAGGATTCTGCAGAACGCGGACGGTCAGCCGGCGGGATTCCGTCAGATAGGTTTTCGCAACCCGGCGAATATCTCCCTCTGTGACGGTCTGTATCCGACGAAAAATATCGTTGGCTTTAGACGTATCGCCGAGGATCATGGAGGCGGTGCCGAGCAGTTCCGCTTTACTCTCGATGGTCAGGTTTTCCACGACGGCTTTTTTTAAGGCGTTATTGCGGGCTTTTTCGAGTTCTTCCGGACGGACGCCTTCGGCGGCGATGCGGGCCAGTTCGGTCCGGATGACGTTGAGGACCTGATTAGGGTCGCCGTTTTCCTGAAGCATTCCGCCGGCGACAAAGACCCCGTCGTGTTCCAGATTGTACGTCCAGGCGGTTACGTGGACGGCGGTTTGGGTTTCGGCAACCAGCTGACGGTAAAGGCGGCTGCTGCGGCCTTCTCCAAGTATAGCGGCCAGAAAATCCAGCGGCACCTCATCGGGATGGCCGAGGGGAACGGTTCGCCAGACGATGCCTGCCAGCGGGGCCGGGGCGATTTCATCCGGAATGACCAGTTCGCGGGGACCTTCCGGCTGGGGTTCGCGAACGGCGACTTTGGGCGGTTCCGGACGCTTCTGAATCCAGCCGAAATAGCGCTGCGCCAGCCGCTGGGCATCAGCGTGTTTTACAGCCCCGACAATCAGCAGGACGGCATTATTCGGCACATAATATCGGCTCCAGAATTCCCGCATTTCTGCGGCGCTTGCCGCCCGCAGATGGGCGAGATTGCCGATGGGAACCCAGCGGTAAGGATGTTCCCTGAAAAGGGCGGCGGCTACTTTTTTATAGACATTGCCGTAGGGTTCATTTTCCCGCATGCGCAGTTCTTCTTCGACAACTTTCCGCTCCGTGTCCACAGCATCCTGATCGATTTTCAGAAAGGCCATTCGTTCCGCCTCCAGCCAGAGGGCCAGCTCAATCTGGTCGGCAGGAAGTGTCTG includes:
- a CDS encoding aspartate carbamoyltransferase catalytic subunit, coding for MTQTTKTDFQWRRKHLIGLRELSRKEIEFILDTARGFEEFSTRSIKKAPALRGKVVVNMFFEDSTRTRNSFTLAASRLSADVIEFTKTSSSVNKGETLIDTARNLEAMGVDIVVIRHGAGGAAHLLSRSIKACVINAGDGFHEHPTQALLDAYTIRQIKGTLEGLKIGIVGDIAHSRVARSNIHALTKLGAEVILVGPPTLMPAQVQNLPVQVSYSLDAVIDKLDVINMLRIQFERLGGNLFPTVREYSHFYGLTVERLKKAKPDILVMHPGPLNRGLEIESEVADGPNSVILRQVSNGLAIRMAVLFLVNQAAVLEAKDSLP
- a CDS encoding dihydroorotase is translated as MKETAPSILIRNGRLIDPANGVDQTADLLVADGKVSQIGRLPAKADIIIDASGKIVSPGLIDLHVHFREPGDEEEETIASGSAAAVAGGFTSVVCMPNTSPPIDNATSVEFVHRMGRQARKTFIYVMGTLTKGRAGEELSEMGLMAQAGAIGFTDDGSGVQNTAVMLRALKYASMFNRVVAQHCQDDSLARGGVMNAGYNATLLGLPGMDPLAEEMMLWRDIQLVKKTKTRYHAQHISTAGSVQLIRQAKQEGLPVTCEVTPHHLLLTEELLKDYDTNYKVNPPLRTLADVEALRRAIQEGLVDALATDHAPHLKSEKELEFLAAPFGIASLECALPLYRKALIDPGVIDWPQLLAMLTYRPARILNISKGTLGVGDRADITIIDPDAEWTIDPNRFFSKSHNCPYAGWTVKGKVLYTIVAGEIRYCAEGYAPCPC
- a CDS encoding S8 family serine peptidase encodes the protein MSLCILFILGWFFSAYASEGLSSVSLQPISLSSCGIRQLQEAEPNLTGLDVTLAAVCRSMMYVNGLPQDDYRLNMAHASLRGGRVFFEDGSDGLYGLSPHETAVGGILIGLDFQGTHPLTGPFVYKGVCPDATVEVFEFWRFVSLTVFGGKPFSADVLTLSLGDFYEDWWTRGIERLAHKTGVLVVASAGNGLRVSDRILYPAGGANVLAVGVVPSQVEPDGTPSLRFFSMPHRQVSSFGPTADGRSKPDLVAPGRALVPSAYDALTYEIAGDYSSLATPLVSGAAALLVQKISQTPALAERIRPETRNCVLRAVFMTSAQKLPWWHKGRPGREDDVVVPLDWLQGAGLLDAKEAYALLTEGARPEEGGLKGWDNPILDADRPEAVYSISVPAGQDIFLTATAVWNRAFEDRFPFRPLPEEDGDLRLELWRIDPNQAEKSLVDACDSPVDTVEHLYVRLPEEAASYELVVRFSQPQAAQKSTGRPVALAWSIGPDRSKENPWWYDLNEDGQIDQTDKLIYQVFENGRSDILSEPSLSETLRLSPERIELLERQWTDWHSYLSLWTAGEEEPAASNP
- the glgP gene encoding alpha-glucan family phosphorylase, with protein sequence MIQDRKIAYFSMEIGIEEAMPTYSGGLGVLAGDTILAAADAEVPMAAVSLVHRKGYFFQKLTEDGRQIEEPVIWNVEDFLEEMPPRVSVVIEGRTVQIRCWKYQARGISGYIVPVYFLDTDLEANAPQDRELTDYLYGKDKRYRLCQEIVLGIGGVRMLRALGYEQLERFHMNEGHASLLTLELLEEQKRKRNGQTISEEDIAAVRRQCVFTTHTPVAAGHDQFPMDLVRQVLGQQEAFSLNNVFCCGDMLNMTYLALNLSHYVNGVAKKHGEVSRHMFGGYEIDAITNGVHAARWTSEPFAELFDKYIPGWREDNFSLRYALSVPSEEAWEAHLQNKRRLVSFVNRETNAGMDAETLTLGFARRATSYKRADLIFSDQHRLKSLCRKGGRLQIIFAGKAHPNDFEGKELIRRIFAARGELMPEVRTAYLSNYDMAMGRLITSGVDVWLNTPQPPLEASGTSGMKAALNGVPSLSVLDGWWIEGCIEGVTGWAIGENHRQAEVPGDRQKDAESLYEKLEKVLYVYYKTPLQFRKVMLHAIALNGSFFNTQRMMQQYVLKAYFS
- the pyrR gene encoding bifunctional pyr operon transcriptional regulator/uracil phosphoribosyltransferase PyrR, translating into MKVLLNETQINEILDALSQDIISDLGTDNNLVIIGIRSRGEILAQRLQNRLSERLGKEIPRGTLDITLYRDDIHDPQKAVSSQVRTTEIPFDIHQTTILLVDDVLHTGRSVRAAMDALTDLGRPKAIRLAVLIDRGIRELPIRADYIGFRAEVSPQERVRVLLKETDQIEQVIVE
- a CDS encoding winged helix-turn-helix domain-containing protein, whose protein sequence is MLDKIGSAAGQIWKMLAAAKAPVNITDIPKRTKLPAQIAFQGLGWLAREGKLEYQQKGRSIYVALCSAEYVS
- a CDS encoding NYN domain-containing protein; this translates as MPLLIDGYNLLRVIQRQETMAGLDEAGLIRILTEYLRRTRNRGQIIFDGIGPPDKTGLAGFSNIEVLFSGSFRDADTLIEEKIQTCTAPRSLVVISSDLRLVAAAKRRKAAAVRSETFWDMVGKLLEKEPPRPEPKEKRQGISRAETQQWLDLFNLDS